Genomic window (Arcobacter aquimarinus):
GAAAAAAAGAAATTAGAAAATGAGTTTAAACAACTAAAGAGAAGTGAATATGATAAAGCTTATGATAAAGTAATAAACTTCTTCCTTGTAGCTTCAATAGTTGTATTCTTGATACCAACAAATATTTTAAGTGTATATCCAATCTTAAAAAGTTTTACACAGTTTATGGCAAAAATCTTTCCAAATATCACTATATATGCCCAAAGAAGTAGATGGTCTGAAGTAACAGAATTTTATTTTAGCTATATGTGGATAGTAGCATTAATAACTATTGTCTTAATCATAATGACTATTCCCACAGCAAATGAGAAAGCTGAAAAATATTTTGGAACGGGAAAATATAAACATAAAGGAATATTAAATCATAAATATTTGATATTTGTACCTCAATTGTTATCGTTTAAATATTTTCTATTAATTACAGCAGCTATTTTATTAAGCCTATATGGTATTTATATAAATTATACAGGTTCTTTAATAGATGGTGAAATTTCGAGGTTGAAATTTGGTGAAATTATAAGTACACGATTTGGAATGCTTTTTATAGCAGTCATTTTTCAAGTTATTATTATACATGGATTAGTAGTTATATTAATACGAAGTATTTTAAACACAATACACATTCAAAAAATAAAAAAAGGAGAATAAAAAGATGGGAATAGAAACAAATAACCAAAGAGAATAATTAGAATTTTCTATCGTTCTCAACGTCCTCGTTGGGAATGCATATAAAAACTAAATGAAAAAGAAGAAACAAAAATGGCTAGAAGTAGATAGAATATATGAACCAACATATTCTAGAAACAATTTACCGATTTTGGCAAAAGGATTTCAACCAAAACTTATGCATTCCCAAGCTGGAGCTTGGGAACGAAGAAAAAAATTTTATAAACTATCTTAAATAACCCTAACAATCTCTGCACTAGGTTTAGCAAAATAATACCCTTGTGCGTAATCAACACCTATCTCTTTTACTTTTTCAAGTTCATAAGGAGTTTCAACCCCCTCAGCTAATAATTTTATACCATTTTCAGTACAGATTGTTCGTAAAGCTCTATAAATAGACTGTTTCATAGTATCTTTATCTATATTTTCTATGATATTTCTATCAACTTTTATGATGTCTGGTTTTATATCTATAATCATATTAAGTGAAGAGTATCCCTCACCAACATCATCAAGTGCAATTAAAAAACCTTTACTTCTATAGTAGTTTAAAATAGTTTTTAAGTGTTCTTTATCTTTTACATTTTGTGTTTCAACTACTTCGAAAACTATGTTTTTTGGGTCAAAGTCCAGTTGTTTTGCCCATTTTACAGTAGAAGCTAGGCAAAATTCTGGGTCATAAATAGAAGTTGGAATAAAGTTTATGAAAACTTTTGCATCTATTTTTTTAACTGCTGTTGTTTTAAGTGCTGTTTCTCTACACATTCTATCAAGGGTAAAATTCATATCATTTCTTGCTGATTTCTTAAATAACTGGTCTGGATACATAAGCTCACCATTTGGTAAAACTCCACGTGTTAAGGCTTCATAAGCAAATATTTTATTTGTGTTTATATCAATTATTGGTTGAAAGTGAGCAGTTAAACTG
Coding sequences:
- a CDS encoding EAL domain-containing protein, yielding MACKCKDIFSISEKKSKIHFITQITELVIKSSNLLKSLGFETSKIDGIVTIQEENPKLFFEENFDFFNTNFNDLEKDEIKIFIENEDNQLSLGTIFFAKPMNRYLHFIEDRNFFDILENSSLTAHFQPIIDINTNKIFAYEALTRGVLPNGELMYPDQLFKKSARNDMNFTLDRMCRETALKTTAVKKIDAKVFINFIPTSIYDPEFCLASTVKWAKQLDFDPKNIVFEVVETQNVKDKEHLKTILNYYRSKGFLIALDDVGEGYSSLNMIIDIKPDIIKVDRNIIENIDKDTMKQSIYRALRTICTENGIKLLAEGVETPYELEKVKEIGVDYAQGYYFAKPSAEIVRVI